Within Pelistega ratti, the genomic segment AGAAAGTGCTATTATGGTGCATGGTTCTATCAAGTGTTATGGCAAGTGCTGTTGCTCAAGAAGTAGATAATCGACCGGCTTCTCAAAAAGCACAAGATGTTTATGTTGAGCCAACCTTACGAATGACACAAACACAGACAATAGGGATTACCGATGATAAAACGCAACAAGTATCTGTTGTTGGTGTTGAAACGAAAACATCAGTAATCGATCACCAAGGTAATGTGATTGAATCAAGTGAAGAAAGAACAGATGTTCAACCCATTGAACAGAAAGCGATACCGCAAGTACCTGCACAAAAAGCACCTATAGAGAAAGCCATTACCGATAAAAGTCGTTCAATGCCATAAGGTGAGATGACGATATTAAATAACACCATTTAGTCTTTTTAATATGATTAAATGGTGTTATTTTTTTATCCTTTAATTTTAAGATTGAAGTACAGCACGTTACATCATCAATTGAAAGTGTAAGAGGGCTATATGGTACTTTGGTGCGTTTATTAGAAAATTTTTAAACGTATCTAAAAACTTAACCCTATATCAAATTTATTCTATATTTTGAGCCTGTTCTCTGAGTTGTTCAACTAATAGTTTGAGTTCAATCACTGCTTGTGTGATTTCAATAGCGGTTGATTTTGAACCTAATGTATTAATCTCTCGATTCATTTCTTGAAAAAGAAAATCAAGACGCTTTCCAAGGCTTTGTTTATTTTTGGTTTGCGGAATATCTGCTTCTGAAATAACTTGTTGATGGCTGAGTAAAGTATGTAGTTCTTTTTGATGTGAGTCTAATCGATCTAACTCTTCAGCAACATCAATACGCAAGCTAAAGAGAGAAGATTCGGCGGCAATACGAGCGCTGAGTTCTTCTCCTTTAATTTGCTCAAATCCATTTGGGGCAATATTTTCAAGAACTTCGCGTAATTTACGGCTTAGCTTTTCTTGGTACTCTACCTGTGTTTGAGGTAAACGTTCTTTGACTTTATTAAGAATTTCTTGAATTTGATGCGTATAGGCTAGCATGGTTTCTGCTAGGCGATAACCTTCTCTTGCACGCATTAGGATAAAGGTATCTAGGGCTTTATGTAAGGTTGAAATACAGAGTGTTTGCCATTGCTTACTTATTTCATCATCTTTAGTCGTTTGTTGATTGAGGCTAAGCGTAATAAGCTCTTGCAAAGAGGGGGCTTTGGTTTCAGGAATAAATTCTCTTGCTTGAATAAGCTGTTGTTTCAGGGCATTAAGTAAATTCTTATCAAGTTGAATATTGTCAGTATTTTTATTTTTCGTCAGACTAATACGGACTTCTACTTTACCCCGACTAAGGCGATTATTTAGGATTTCGCGTAGTGTGTTTTCGATTATCCGACATTCATCAGGAATACGAAAATGTAAGTCTAAAAAACGGTTATTAACACTTTTAAGTTCAATCGTGAGTTGTCCCAGTTCATGTTCATTTTGCTGGCTAGCAAAAGCAGTCATACTATATATCATTATATTAACTCTTTGGTTTTTTAAGGAAGTAATATCGTTTACAA encodes:
- a CDS encoding YicC/YloC family endoribonuclease, with amino-acid sequence MIYSMTAFASQQNEHELGQLTIELKSVNNRFLDLHFRIPDECRIIENTLREILNNRLSRGKVEVRISLTKNKNTDNIQLDKNLLNALKQQLIQAREFIPETKAPSLQELITLSLNQQTTKDDEISKQWQTLCISTLHKALDTFILMRAREGYRLAETMLAYTHQIQEILNKVKERLPQTQVEYQEKLSRKLREVLENIAPNGFEQIKGEELSARIAAESSLFSLRIDVAEELDRLDSHQKELHTLLSHQQVISEADIPQTKNKQSLGKRLDFLFQEMNREINTLGSKSTAIEITQAVIELKLLVEQLREQAQNIE